A genome region from Fusobacterium russii ATCC 25533 includes the following:
- a CDS encoding ComEC/Rec2 family competence protein, with translation MRRIFIFLFISILLLLRFSLSTTRGMFQNGEIYNMFLAVNESRVTILKVNNKYPLNNIYARLFYKEDGRYKGYFMVEKLSQEDSFTFMELKEIKSEKVKNNFIQAYLSNIFERASEDFSPSLKNMNKALFLGEDSLSKKTKNKIRYLGLSHIFAMSGFHIALVFSIFYFICSKIFEKKLIIEITSLFFLSIYYLGVKESPSFTRAYIMIVIYILGRLLYEKINAVKTLVASAIISIFLKPNTIFSLSFQFSYLAMFAIVYFYPLIKKINIKKWKILDYILFTLSIQIFLIPIQIFYFNTFPFLSILINILILPFASFYITVVYIHLFLENFYLSFILSPLVEWSYRIFEKIINFCSDIPNMSIHFYSKNVVYFYLIFFLSIYIIKKVMFKKGKKI, from the coding sequence ATTACTACTTAGATTTTCATTATCGACAACAAGAGGTATGTTTCAAAATGGAGAAATATATAATATGTTTTTAGCTGTGAATGAAAGCAGGGTAACAATACTTAAAGTAAATAATAAATATCCTCTTAATAATATATATGCTCGTTTGTTCTATAAAGAAGATGGAAGATACAAGGGCTATTTTATGGTAGAAAAATTAAGCCAGGAAGATAGTTTCACTTTTATGGAATTAAAGGAAATAAAATCAGAAAAAGTTAAAAATAATTTTATCCAAGCCTATTTATCTAATATTTTTGAAAGAGCGAGTGAGGATTTTTCACCCAGTTTAAAAAATATGAATAAGGCTCTATTTTTAGGAGAAGATTCGCTTTCTAAGAAAACAAAGAATAAGATAAGATATCTGGGACTTTCTCATATATTTGCTATGTCAGGTTTTCATATAGCACTTGTTTTCTCGATTTTTTATTTTATTTGTTCAAAAATATTTGAAAAAAAATTAATAATAGAAATAACAAGCTTATTTTTCCTAAGTATATATTATTTAGGAGTAAAAGAGAGTCCTTCCTTTACAAGAGCATATATAATGATAGTTATTTATATTTTAGGAAGGCTTCTGTATGAAAAAATAAATGCTGTAAAAACTCTAGTTGCAAGTGCTATAATATCAATTTTTTTAAAACCGAATACAATTTTTTCACTTTCATTTCAATTCTCTTATTTAGCAATGTTTGCTATAGTTTATTTTTATCCACTTATAAAAAAAATAAATATAAAAAAATGGAAAATTCTTGACTACATTCTTTTCACTTTAAGCATACAGATTTTTTTAATACCCATTCAAATTTTTTATTTTAACACTTTCCCCTTTTTATCAATTCTAATAAATATTCTGATACTGCCCTTCGCAAGTTTTTATATAACAGTCGTGTATATACATTTATTTTTGGAAAATTTTTATCTATCTTTCATTTTAAGTCCTTTAGTGGAATGGTCTTATAGAATATTTGAAAAAATTATAAATTTTTGTTCAGATATTCCAAATATGTCAATTCACTTCTATAGTAAGAATGTAGTATATTTTTATTTAATATTTTTTCTTTCAATTTATATAATAAAAAAAGTAATGTTCAAAAAGGGTAAAAAAATATAA
- a CDS encoding DUF3829 domain-containing protein, with protein sequence MKRKILILLVFLLSLFAIACGKSEGEKSGILDTLKNEENVAQKNLDKYNSYIDLNNLLIDTTAIEIFDNEYLNKIFKEDGNFRKLDKKSLQDFGEEGKRHFLLLENHLNGVKKHINDKPKYDFDPEVEKLIDTIFKLKETVFSIIDYYRNGEFEKDNYKKAKELDDKYLELLNNYYENSGVFFDHIEKLEYENNKVFMKELEKKGQVGLLSMVKFGDTANRFSDLLYDRQDFVFSDKDLAELKALNQELEKDFKGLEAVTDKQLESEALDKNIFKNYFTKNAADLIKYTKAIIDSIEKKRNIDNDLDGFDRAHSGVVDAYNSII encoded by the coding sequence ATGAAAAGAAAAATTTTAATTTTATTAGTCTTTCTACTTAGCCTATTTGCAATAGCTTGTGGAAAATCTGAAGGAGAAAAATCAGGAATACTGGACACTTTAAAAAATGAGGAAAATGTAGCTCAGAAAAATTTGGATAAGTATAATAGCTATATTGACCTTAATAATCTTTTAATTGACACTACAGCAATTGAAATATTTGATAATGAGTATCTTAATAAAATTTTCAAAGAGGATGGAAACTTTAGAAAATTAGATAAAAAATCACTTCAAGATTTTGGTGAAGAAGGAAAGCGTCATTTTCTACTTTTAGAAAATCATTTAAATGGAGTAAAGAAACATATAAATGATAAACCTAAATATGATTTTGATCCGGAAGTAGAAAAGCTTATAGACACAATTTTTAAATTGAAAGAAACAGTTTTTTCTATAATAGATTATTATAGAAATGGTGAATTTGAAAAAGATAACTATAAGAAAGCAAAAGAATTGGATGATAAATACCTTGAACTATTAAATAATTACTATGAAAATTCTGGAGTCTTTTTTGATCACATAGAAAAATTAGAGTATGAAAACAACAAAGTTTTTATGAAAGAGTTGGAGAAAAAAGGACAAGTGGGACTTCTATCTATGGTAAAATTTGGGGATACAGCAAACAGATTTTCAGATTTGTTATACGATAGACAGGACTTTGTTTTTTCAGATAAAGATTTGGCAGAACTTAAAGCACTTAATCAAGAACTAGAGAAAGATTTTAAAGGCTTAGAAGCAGTTACAGATAAACAACTAGAATCTGAAGCTTTGGACAAAAATATATTTAAAAATTATTTTACTAAAAATGCAGCAGATCTTATAAAATATACAAAAGCTATAATAGACAGCATAGAAAAGAAAAGAAATATTGATAATGACTTAGATGGCTTTGACAGAGCTCATTCAGGAGTTGTAGACGCATATAACTCAATTATATAA
- a CDS encoding DUF3829 domain-containing protein produces MKKKILILLIIIFSLFIVACGKSKDIENERLENFALEESTAQKNMEKYNSYIRLYNFINKENPIDAFDKEYVNIMFNDMGFRELENEDLENFGLEGKKVYENFEKVLNDVKKSMSENPAYYFDENVEKLIETSMKLKENVFAMIDYYGKSEFKKDNYAKREDLNREYNFLLGDYFDYSDYFMTCIERMEYDEDLKEIIEDLEKNKETIFLSLGKFTITANGFMDLVFSKKNSDFSDKEIKKLEDINKKLKKHLADMKALTDEEMEKIGWNSEEFEGYWIMNANDIVDLSTEFINKLKKKESTEGIVNELDGVIYEFGDAFSSLVM; encoded by the coding sequence ATGAAGAAAAAGATTTTAATTTTACTAATAATAATATTTAGTTTATTTATTGTAGCTTGCGGAAAATCTAAAGATATAGAGAATGAGAGATTAGAAAATTTTGCTTTGGAAGAAAGCACGGCTCAAAAAAATATGGAAAAGTATAATAGCTACATAAGATTGTATAATTTTATAAATAAGGAAAATCCTATAGATGCATTTGATAAAGAATATGTAAACATAATGTTTAATGATATGGGATTCAGAGAACTTGAAAATGAAGATTTAGAAAATTTCGGACTTGAAGGTAAAAAAGTTTATGAAAATTTTGAAAAGGTTTTAAATGATGTTAAGAAAAGCATGAGTGAAAATCCAGCTTATTATTTTGATGAAAACGTTGAAAAATTGATAGAAACATCTATGAAATTGAAAGAAAATGTTTTTGCTATGATAGATTATTATGGAAAGTCTGAGTTCAAGAAAGATAACTATGCAAAGAGAGAGGACTTAAATAGAGAATATAATTTCTTGTTGGGAGATTATTTTGATTACTCTGATTATTTTATGACTTGTATAGAGAGAATGGAGTATGATGAAGATCTTAAAGAAATAATTGAAGATTTGGAAAAGAATAAGGAAACTATCTTTTTAAGTCTTGGGAAATTTACAATTACTGCAAATGGTTTTATGGACTTAGTATTTTCTAAAAAAAATTCAGATTTTTCTGACAAAGAAATAAAAAAACTGGAAGATATAAATAAAAAATTAAAAAAACACTTAGCTGATATGAAAGCATTAACAGATGAAGAAATGGAAAAAATAGGCTGGAACTCGGAAGAATTTGAAGGATACTGGATTATGAATGCAAATGATATAGTTGATCTTTCTACTGAATTTATCAATAAACTGAAGAAAAAAGAAAGTACAGAGGGAATAGTGAATGAACTTGATGGAGTTATCTATGAATTTGGGGATGCTTTCAGTTCTCTTGTAATGTAG
- a CDS encoding DUF3829 domain-containing protein: MKKILFLLIIVFGISLISCNKSEEKEVKLVNDFEYGESLFLKNQDKYLAYTDLYYKLIYANPVYNFDEKYIKEIFDEAGKAKKIKGESVKDLGLVIKNQFKELENTLKEIKLYANQEPSYAFDNKMEALTAATFRLKEKIMPIIEYYDEASYKKDNYKKIKNFYKEYKPLLDEATLYYEEFIHRIYILKEKEISSNTIDMLKRYKKVSKIDLLKFSDVTKEFLSLSFSKERLDFLFSETELEELKEINKEIVDRATRLEATPDKQLDMEEINIIKFRERIVPDIKEVVNISTDIIKLLEKNEGVEKRIYDLDTAFFNLTNTIHTTFEEDSI, from the coding sequence TTGAAGAAAATTTTATTTTTACTGATTATAGTGTTTGGCATATCTTTAATAAGTTGCAATAAATCAGAAGAAAAAGAAGTTAAATTAGTGAATGATTTTGAATATGGAGAAAGCTTATTTTTAAAAAATCAGGATAAATATTTAGCTTATACTGATCTTTATTATAAACTAATTTATGCAAATCCAGTCTATAATTTTGATGAAAAGTACATAAAAGAGATTTTTGATGAAGCTGGAAAAGCAAAAAAAATTAAAGGAGAATCTGTAAAAGATTTAGGACTTGTAATTAAAAATCAATTTAAAGAACTTGAGAATACATTAAAAGAAATAAAATTATATGCAAATCAAGAACCCAGTTATGCTTTTGATAATAAAATGGAGGCATTGACAGCAGCAACTTTTAGACTAAAAGAAAAAATAATGCCTATAATAGAATATTATGATGAGGCATCATATAAAAAAGATAATTATAAGAAAATCAAAAATTTTTACAAAGAATATAAACCTCTGCTGGATGAAGCAACTTTATACTATGAAGAATTTATTCATAGAATATATATATTAAAGGAAAAAGAAATTAGTTCAAATACAATTGATATGCTAAAAAGATATAAAAAAGTATCTAAAATAGATCTTTTAAAATTTTCTGATGTAACAAAAGAGTTTTTAAGTTTAAGTTTTTCAAAAGAAAGATTGGATTTCTTATTTTCAGAAACTGAATTGGAAGAACTAAAGGAAATAAATAAAGAAATAGTAGATAGAGCTACAAGACTTGAAGCTACGCCGGATAAACAGCTTGATATGGAAGAAATAAATATAATTAAATTTAGAGAAAGAATAGTTCCGGATATAAAGGAAGTTGTAAATATTTCTACAGATATTATAAAACTTTTAGAGAAAAATGAGGGAGTTGAAAAAAGAATATATGATCTTGACACTGCCTTTTTTAACCTCACTAATACAATACATACTACATTTGAAGAAGACAGTATATAA
- a CDS encoding YigZ family protein, with amino-acid sequence MKTVKKECEIEFEEKKSRFIGYIKPVFSKEEAEKFINKIKDRHRDATHNCSVYKINTGGQEHYKADDDGEPSGTAGKPMGDILSYMGVTNLVVVATRYFGGTKLGAGGLVRAYAKTAKLAINEAEIVDYEEKIDLIFELPYEKISDLEKLLREFEAEIFEKSFLDRAIYKIRVKKDFLNAVEGLTYINIIS; translated from the coding sequence ATGAAAACAGTAAAAAAAGAATGTGAAATAGAATTTGAGGAAAAAAAATCCAGATTTATTGGCTATATAAAACCGGTTTTCTCTAAAGAAGAAGCAGAGAAGTTTATAAACAAAATAAAAGATAGACATAGGGATGCAACTCATAATTGTTCAGTTTATAAGATAAATACAGGTGGACAGGAGCACTACAAAGCTGATGATGACGGTGAGCCAAGTGGAACAGCCGGAAAGCCTATGGGAGATATTTTATCCTATATGGGAGTTACCAATTTGGTTGTAGTTGCAACAAGGTATTTCGGTGGAACCAAGCTTGGTGCGGGTGGACTTGTTAGAGCCTATGCTAAAACAGCAAAGCTAGCAATAAATGAGGCAGAAATTGTCGATTACGAAGAGAAAATAGATTTAATTTTTGAGCTTCCCTATGAAAAAATTTCTGATTTAGAAAAATTACTGAGAGAATTTGAAGCAGAAATTTTTGAAAAGTCTTTTTTAGATAGAGCAATTTATAAGATAAGAGTTAAAAAAGATTTTCTAAATGCTGTAGAGGGCTTAACTTATATTAATATTATCAGTTAA
- a CDS encoding TIGR02206 family membrane protein: MDKFILFGNAHLIAMAVGFAVSLFFIFLGFFIRKDSLAKFLAVIVLGIKIAELIYRHHFFGERIIDLLPLHLCNLTIILAGIMMLTTSKVVFQPLYFWGLGALFAIITPDLREGLHDFASISFFITHFFIVFSIVFALVHFNFRVTKAGAVGSFIFLNLVALGIYFLNEKLGTNYLYVNRPPSSATPVDFFGPWPYYIFSVEGIYITLSFILYLPFREKKTKYIR, from the coding sequence ATGGATAAATTTATTTTGTTTGGAAATGCTCATCTTATAGCAATGGCAGTGGGTTTTGCTGTTTCACTTTTTTTTATTTTTCTAGGTTTTTTTATAAGAAAAGATAGCTTGGCAAAATTTTTAGCTGTTATTGTATTGGGGATAAAAATTGCAGAACTTATTTACAGACATCACTTTTTTGGTGAAAGAATTATAGATTTATTACCTTTACACCTTTGTAATTTAACTATTATTCTTGCTGGAATAATGATGTTAACCACTAGCAAAGTAGTTTTTCAACCTCTTTATTTTTGGGGATTAGGAGCTTTATTTGCAATAATAACTCCTGATCTTAGAGAAGGCTTACATGACTTTGCTTCAATTAGTTTTTTTATTACTCATTTTTTTATAGTATTTAGTATAGTTTTTGCACTGGTTCACTTTAATTTCAGAGTTACAAAAGCTGGAGCTGTAGGCTCTTTCATCTTTTTAAATCTAGTTGCTCTGGGAATTTATTTCCTAAATGAAAAATTGGGGACTAATTATCTATATGTGAATAGACCACCATCTTCAGCCACACCTGTTGATTTTTTTGGTCCTTGGCCATATTATATTTTTTCTGTTGAAGGAATATATATTACACTTTCATTTATTTTATATCTTCCTTTCAGAGAGAAAAAGACAAAGTATATAAGATAA
- a CDS encoding viroplasmin family protein, translating into MAKKFYAYFLNEENNGIVETWDECKSIVQNSKARYKSFLSYDEAKVWLENGAEYENKRTFSKSSKALLKEGVYFDAGTGRGQGVEVRITDKEGNSLINVLKNDSFNNFLNKNSWFINKFDNVQLTKNKTNNFGELLGLYLALECAKKLNLNKIFGDSQLVINYWSKGQFQPGNLTQETVSLIKKVTENRKKFELKNFSIEYISGDINPADLGFHK; encoded by the coding sequence ATGGCTAAAAAATTCTATGCTTATTTTTTAAATGAAGAAAACAATGGCATTGTTGAAACTTGGGATGAATGTAAATCTATTGTCCAAAACTCAAAGGCTAGATATAAGTCTTTTCTATCTTATGACGAGGCGAAAGTCTGGCTTGAAAATGGTGCCGAGTATGAAAATAAAAGAACATTTTCAAAATCTTCCAAAGCTCTCTTAAAAGAAGGTGTTTACTTTGATGCCGGAACTGGACGTGGTCAAGGAGTTGAGGTTAGAATAACAGATAAGGAAGGAAACAGTCTAATAAATGTTTTAAAAAATGACAGCTTTAATAATTTTTTGAATAAAAATTCTTGGTTTATCAATAAATTCGATAATGTACAACTGACAAAGAATAAAACTAATAATTTTGGAGAGCTTTTAGGACTTTATCTAGCTTTAGAATGTGCAAAAAAATTAAATTTAAATAAAATATTTGGAGATAGTCAACTAGTTATTAACTATTGGTCTAAAGGGCAATTTCAACCGGGAAACTTGACTCAAGAAACTGTCTCTCTAATAAAAAAAGTTACCGAGAATAGAAAGAAATTTGAACTAAAAAATTTTTCAATAGAATATATCTCAGGGGATATAAATCCTGCTGACTTAGGTTTTCACAAATAG
- a CDS encoding ABC transporter substrate-binding protein produces the protein MKKISYLLLVILSLFIVACGGEKKEKKASPNGNTVVIAQGAKPKSLDPHMYNEIPGLAVSRQFYNTLFNREKDGSITPELAESYEYASETELNVVLKKGIKFHDGSELTADDVVYSFERMKDKPGASIMIAEIDKVEKTGDYSIKIMLKNASAPLLFNLAHPITSIVSKKYAEANDLSTTAMGTGAYKLKSYGDGEKIEMESFKEYFAGTPKVDGIVFRSIPEDTSRLAALETGEVDIVYGMSAISTQTIEANEALDLISEPTTSTEYITLNTEKAPFNNKEFRLALNYAIDKKSIVDSIYLGRAKVAKSIVNPSVFGYYEDIEGFEFNLDKAKELVAKSGVENKDFSLYVNDNPVRLQVAQIIQANLRELGIEMKIETLEWGTYLSKTGEGDFQAYLGGWVSGTSDADIVLYPLLDSKSIGFAGNRARYSNPEFDAEVEAARVVLSPEARKEHYKKAQIIAQEDSPLVVLFNRNENIGINKRVKGFDYDATTMHKLGNLEINE, from the coding sequence ATGAAAAAAATAAGTTATTTATTGTTAGTAATTTTATCACTTTTTATTGTGGCATGCGGGGGAGAGAAAAAGGAAAAAAAGGCTAGTCCTAATGGCAATACTGTTGTAATAGCTCAAGGGGCTAAACCGAAATCTTTGGATCCACATATGTACAATGAAATTCCGGGATTAGCTGTATCAAGACAGTTCTATAACACACTATTTAATAGAGAAAAAGATGGAAGTATAACTCCGGAACTTGCAGAATCTTATGAATATGCAAGCGAAACAGAATTAAATGTAGTTTTGAAAAAGGGTATTAAATTCCATGATGGAAGTGAACTTACTGCAGATGATGTTGTTTACAGTTTTGAAAGAATGAAGGATAAACCTGGAGCATCAATAATGATAGCTGAAATAGATAAAGTAGAAAAGACAGGGGATTATTCAATAAAAATTATGTTAAAAAATGCATCAGCACCACTTTTATTTAACTTAGCACATCCTATTACATCTATAGTTAGTAAAAAATATGCGGAAGCAAATGATTTATCGACTACTGCTATGGGAACAGGAGCATATAAATTAAAATCATATGGAGATGGAGAAAAGATTGAAATGGAATCTTTCAAAGAATATTTTGCCGGAACTCCTAAAGTAGATGGAATAGTTTTTAGATCTATACCAGAAGATACAAGTAGACTTGCAGCTCTTGAAACAGGTGAGGTTGATATAGTATATGGAATGTCTGCAATTTCAACTCAAACTATAGAGGCAAATGAAGCTCTTGATTTAATTTCTGAGCCTACAACTTCAACAGAATATATAACTTTAAATACTGAAAAAGCTCCATTCAATAATAAAGAATTTAGACTTGCTTTAAACTATGCAATTGATAAGAAAAGTATAGTTGATTCTATATATTTAGGTAGAGCAAAAGTTGCAAAATCAATAGTAAACCCAAGTGTTTTTGGATATTATGAAGACATAGAAGGTTTTGAATTCAATTTGGATAAGGCAAAAGAATTAGTTGCAAAATCTGGAGTGGAAAATAAAGATTTCTCTCTTTATGTAAATGATAACCCAGTGAGATTACAAGTTGCTCAAATAATTCAAGCAAATTTAAGAGAACTTGGAATAGAAATGAAAATAGAAACTCTTGAATGGGGAACTTATTTATCAAAAACAGGTGAGGGAGATTTCCAAGCTTATTTAGGTGGATGGGTATCAGGAACTTCAGATGCTGATATAGTTTTATATCCATTACTTGACAGTAAATCTATAGGATTTGCAGGAAACAGAGCTCGTTATTCAAATCCAGAATTTGATGCTGAAGTAGAAGCTGCTCGTGTGGTTTTAAGTCCGGAAGCTAGAAAGGAACACTATAAGAAAGCTCAAATTATCGCTCAAGAAGATTCTCCACTTGTAGTTTTATTTAATAGAAATGAAAACATAGGAATAAACAAGAGAGTAAAAGGTTTTGACTATGATGCAACTACAATGCATAAATTAGGAAATTTAGAAATTAACGAATAA